One part of the Papilio machaon chromosome 5, ilPapMach1.1, whole genome shotgun sequence genome encodes these proteins:
- the LOC106713532 gene encoding PHD finger protein 21A, translating into MIMEVSNEIKEDIRKTQTDLKNAIRVHQIWVARLQEDENNVHLKIKVKEAEKEIIAIGRSQKTVVDRLRRELILYQQRLKARNKQVSIENETRYVAQQLRDHQLQYRSRNRSISLLKPSVLNEILIKSESNEGTNASDSEHELKSFNDKENSNTSENDGNGKYNKNISQLSNTVHDSRNNFTNALKKVKEALIGTKVEQQQWCEQRSDSDSSQDHEPSPTPSPPPLPESGELVPQEIFMRLIGLITHQQRELVEKKRNERRKRRTTTTANSDFIYGNFDMLPKRKKLNQFPYLQSHSDPPQTRSAKLKKQQGQVKSSREGSPSGSSTENKGWSQSAANWLSQLPAGLTVEPAIKKVCHSCGRNDVPSLLVCCAMCGTWQHTGCAARGRCASCRAPLPDPAACPPACPPACPPACPPVQIFRDKVAEHKRLQQRNIELCEELSKLEARAATLKENLDEHNEEKRQLLADQINTQRNLQKLLDFISQFKETSISIRSTSVSETGSDLSKSNEE; encoded by the exons atgatCATGGAAGTATCTAATGAAATAAAGGAAGATATTCGCAAAACACAAACTGACTTGAAAAATGCAATAAGAGTTCATCAG ATTTGGGTTGCGCGACTTCAAGAAGACGAAAAT aatgtacatctaaaaataaaagttaaggaagcagaaaaagaaattatcgCTATTGGAAGAAGTCAA AAAACCGTAGTTGATAGATTACGTAGAGAACTGATACTTTATCAGCAGCGACTTAAAGCAAGGAATAAGCAAGTCAGTATTGAAAATGAGACTCGTTATGTGGCTCAGCAATTACGGGACCATCAGTTACAATATCGCAGTAGAAACAGATCCATATCATTATTGAAACCATccgtattaaatgaaatattgataaaatcgGAAAGTAACGAGGGAACTAATGCTTCTGATTCAGAACATGAATTAAAGTCTTTTAATGATAAAGAAAACTCTAATACAAGTGAAAATGATGGTAATGGTAAATACAATAAGAATATATCTCAGTTATCAAATACAGTTCATGACAgcagaaataattttacaaatgctCTTAAGAAAGTCAAAGAAGCTTTAAT AGGCACTAAAGTTGAACAGCAACAATGGTGTGAGCAGCGATCAGATTCCGACTCATCACAGGATCATGAGCCATCACCCACTCCATCACCTCCGCCTTTGCCGGAATCTGGTGAGCTGGTGCCACAAGAGATCTTCATGAG attaaTAGGCCTTATCACACATCAACAGAGAGAATTAGTGGAAAAGAAAAGGAATGAACGTCGAAAAAGAAGAACAACTACAACTGCAAATAGTGACTTCATTTATGGAAACTTTGATATGCTGCCA AAACGAAAGAAATTGAACCAATTTCCGTATCTGCAGTCACATAGTGATCCGCCGCAGACGCGTTCtgcaaagttaaaaaaacaacag GGTCAAGTGAAGTCATCACGTGAAGGATCACCTTCAGGATCGTCAACAGAAAACAAag gttGGAGTCAGAGCGCAGCCAATTGGCTCTCACAGTTACCTGCGGGGCTCACTGTGGAGCCGGCGATCAAGAAAGTATGTCACAGTTGTGGCAGAAATG ATGTGCCATCTTTGCTGGTGTGTTGTGCTATGTGTGGCACATGGCAACACACGGGCTGTGCTGCTCGTGGTCGCTGTGCCAGTTGCCGGGCGCCGTTGCCCGACCCCGCCGCTTGCCCGCCCGCCTGCCCGCCTGCTTGCCCGCCCGCTTGCCCTCCGGTACAGATATTCAGAG ATAAAGTAGCGGAACATAAACGCTTACAGCAACGGAACATAGAATTATGTGAAGAACTAAGCAAGTTGGAAGCGCGTGCGGCGACTCTGAAGGAGAACCTGGACGAGCACAATGAGGAGAAGCGGCAACTCCTCGCTGATCAGATCAACACGCAGAGGAACCTGCAGAAACTGCTGGACTTCATCAGCCAGTTTAAAGAGACCTCCATCAGCATACGATCCACTTCTGTCAGCGAAACTGGCAGCGATCTCAGTAAGAGTAACGAGGAATGA